The proteins below come from a single Vampirovibrio chlorellavorus genomic window:
- a CDS encoding CoA transferase subunit A encodes MAVLQPRSGKGFHKVVASYEEALAGFQDGLTVMVGGFGLCGIPEGLIQAVYQSGVKGLTCISNNAGVDGFGLGLWLQKRQIATMIASYVGENALFEELFLSGEMKVVLTPQGTLAEKIRAGGAGIPAFYTATGVGTLVAEGKETRTFEGRQYVLEPSLTADFSLVKAWRADTMGNLVYRKTAMNFNPMMATAGKITVAEVEEIVPAGTLDPEHIHTPGIYVDRVIQGRFEKRIEQRTVRH; translated from the coding sequence GTGGCGGTACTACAACCCCGATCCGGGAAGGGTTTTCACAAAGTGGTGGCCTCTTATGAGGAAGCGCTGGCTGGATTTCAGGACGGTTTAACCGTGATGGTGGGGGGCTTTGGCCTCTGTGGCATCCCGGAAGGCCTGATTCAGGCTGTTTATCAATCCGGGGTGAAAGGGCTGACCTGTATTTCCAACAACGCCGGGGTGGATGGCTTTGGCTTGGGCCTGTGGCTGCAAAAGCGCCAGATTGCCACCATGATCGCCTCCTATGTCGGCGAGAATGCCCTGTTTGAGGAGTTGTTTCTGTCGGGCGAGATGAAGGTGGTTTTAACCCCGCAGGGCACCCTGGCGGAAAAAATCCGGGCCGGTGGGGCGGGCATTCCCGCTTTTTACACGGCCACCGGGGTGGGAACGCTGGTGGCGGAAGGCAAGGAAACCCGAACTTTTGAGGGGCGCCAGTACGTGCTGGAACCGTCCCTGACCGCGGATTTTTCACTGGTGAAAGCCTGGCGGGCCGACACCATGGGCAATCTGGTGTATCGCAAAACGGCCATGAACTTCAATCCCATGATGGCTACCGCCGGGAAAATCACGGTGGCGGAAGTCGAGGAGATTGTGCCAGCAGGCACCCTGGACCCCGAGCATATTCATACCCCCGGCATCTACGTGGATCGGGTCATTCAGGGGCGCTTTGAGAAGCGCATTGAGCAGCGCACCGTCCGGCATTAG
- a CDS encoding BlaI/MecI/CopY family transcriptional regulator yields the protein MDLKQGDLENIILNALWDLESDGSERIFVGDIQEKIKSPSKKWAYTTVKTVLDRLVDKDIAVREKDGKKYLYRSVVDRDEAGILALKKVVRQYFKNDVNELVSCLNKLDSLDAQALAERKVASGQLEDTRKGLAAR from the coding sequence ATGGACTTAAAACAGGGCGATCTGGAAAACATCATTCTCAACGCGCTCTGGGATTTAGAGAGCGATGGCAGTGAACGCATTTTCGTGGGTGATATTCAGGAAAAAATCAAATCTCCCAGCAAAAAGTGGGCCTACACTACCGTCAAAACGGTCCTGGATCGTCTGGTGGACAAGGATATTGCCGTCAGAGAGAAGGACGGTAAAAAATATTTGTACCGTTCCGTGGTGGATCGGGATGAGGCCGGTATTTTGGCCTTGAAAAAAGTGGTTCGGCAGTACTTTAAAAACGACGTGAATGAACTGGTCAGTTGCCTGAACAAGCTGGACAGTCTGGATGCTCAGGCGCTGGCGGAACGAAAGGTCGCTTCCGGGCAACTGGAAGATACCCGCAAGGGATTGGCGGCCCGCTAA
- a CDS encoding GNAT family N-acetyltransferase has product MIQAHPITIETVDALRGLYQRFCQKAISEYRWAHEPIAFEALAQALSHNLLQGYWVEDTANPEPIALMLYRLEEHRAIEINLIYVEVDDLKTVTDRLIRRFIADHRETEGWDVVSYAMLGPQGALVRTLPWYGFKPIGQAQFCLDLTDSISLQIFQQQGFEPLEAGYRLDCWQPQYAGAVAECIHEAFQNAVDSLWDPRFRTLAGARKVVGLMSAGMMGPLLSRCTSILLRDEQPVGFCFLLQDSLMEAHIPLIGIKPAERRKKLGSLLLKDCIVRTVQDMVSEQNSILRIKATTDTDNIRAIKMYRRMGFREEYNYPHVYLTREKLRAFQPGKWC; this is encoded by the coding sequence ATGATTCAGGCCCATCCTATTACGATAGAGACTGTGGATGCCTTGCGGGGCCTTTACCAGCGCTTTTGCCAAAAGGCCATTTCGGAGTACCGGTGGGCCCATGAGCCCATTGCCTTTGAGGCGCTGGCGCAAGCGTTGTCCCATAACCTTCTGCAGGGCTACTGGGTAGAGGATACGGCCAATCCTGAACCCATTGCCCTGATGCTGTATCGGCTGGAAGAACACCGGGCCATTGAGATCAACCTGATTTATGTGGAAGTGGATGACCTGAAAACGGTCACCGACCGGCTGATTCGCCGCTTTATCGCCGATCACCGGGAAACCGAGGGCTGGGACGTGGTTAGCTACGCCATGTTGGGCCCCCAGGGCGCTTTGGTTAGGACGCTGCCCTGGTATGGATTCAAACCCATCGGGCAGGCCCAGTTCTGTCTGGATTTGACCGACAGCATCAGCTTGCAGATTTTTCAGCAGCAGGGCTTTGAACCGCTGGAGGCTGGCTACCGGCTGGATTGCTGGCAGCCGCAGTATGCAGGCGCCGTGGCCGAGTGCATTCATGAGGCCTTTCAGAATGCCGTGGACAGCCTGTGGGACCCACGCTTCCGCACACTGGCCGGGGCCCGCAAGGTGGTGGGCCTGATGAGCGCCGGAATGATGGGCCCGCTTCTGTCCCGTTGCACCAGTATTCTGCTGCGGGATGAACAGCCAGTGGGCTTCTGTTTTTTACTGCAGGACAGCCTGATGGAGGCCCATATTCCGCTGATTGGCATTAAGCCCGCCGAACGTCGGAAAAAGCTGGGCAGCCTGTTGCTGAAAGATTGTATCGTGCGTACCGTGCAGGACATGGTGTCCGAGCAAAACAGTATTTTGAGAATCAAGGCCACCACGGACACGGACAATATCCGGGCCATTAAAATGTATCGGCGCATGGGTTTTCGAGAAGAGTACAACTATCCGCATGTGTATTTGACACGGGAAAAACTGCGGGCGTTTCAACCCGGAAAGTGGTGTTAG
- a CDS encoding CofH family radical SAM protein, giving the protein MATALVEDYITRPSNPLSRFYRKIVEGERISREEAVEIYQSYDLLSIGILADTARIVRTPEAVRNHVYWVHNFHINPTNICEANCRFCSFKKGPKSPFAYVMSVDDVVEMVNKYPMKDELSEFHVVSGLYDQQGLAYYRDLFVALKKNFPHVHIKGLTAVELDYIAKLEGIPVEEVLTILKEAGLGSLPGGGAEVFAERVRQLVCVDKIPAAEWLRIHGLAHQMGMQSNATLLAGLGETPEERIDHILAIREQQDKTGGFMTFIPLNCYYDNNAVDASNALTGVENLKNFAISRILLDNVPHIKSFWIHIGEKLSQVSLSFGVDDIDGTVVQEKIAHAAGTDTSQALTKAELINMIHKAGKIPVERDTVYNIIRVYDSVNA; this is encoded by the coding sequence ATGGCAACAGCATTGGTTGAAGATTATATTACCCGTCCTTCCAACCCCCTGAGCCGCTTTTACCGAAAGATCGTGGAAGGGGAACGCATCAGCCGCGAAGAGGCGGTTGAGATTTATCAGTCCTATGACCTGCTTTCCATCGGCATTCTGGCGGACACGGCCCGCATCGTGCGCACCCCGGAAGCCGTGCGGAATCACGTGTACTGGGTTCACAACTTTCACATCAACCCCACCAACATTTGCGAGGCCAACTGCCGCTTCTGTTCCTTTAAAAAAGGCCCCAAGTCCCCCTTCGCTTATGTCATGAGCGTGGATGACGTGGTGGAAATGGTCAACAAGTACCCCATGAAGGACGAGTTAAGCGAGTTCCACGTGGTCTCCGGCCTTTACGATCAGCAGGGACTGGCCTACTACCGGGATTTGTTTGTGGCCCTCAAGAAAAACTTCCCACACGTCCACATCAAGGGCCTGACCGCCGTGGAACTGGATTACATCGCCAAGCTGGAAGGCATTCCGGTGGAAGAAGTGCTAACCATCCTCAAAGAGGCCGGTCTGGGCTCCTTGCCCGGCGGCGGGGCGGAAGTCTTTGCCGAGCGGGTGCGCCAACTGGTCTGTGTGGATAAAATTCCGGCTGCCGAGTGGCTGCGCATCCACGGATTGGCCCATCAAATGGGCATGCAAAGCAACGCCACCTTGCTGGCCGGTCTGGGCGAAACGCCCGAGGAGCGCATCGATCACATTCTGGCCATTCGGGAGCAGCAGGACAAAACCGGCGGCTTTATGACCTTCATCCCCCTGAACTGCTACTACGACAACAATGCCGTGGATGCCTCCAACGCCCTGACCGGTGTGGAAAACCTGAAGAACTTCGCCATCAGCCGCATTTTGCTGGACAACGTGCCCCACATCAAATCCTTCTGGATTCACATCGGGGAAAAACTCTCTCAGGTCAGTCTGAGCTTTGGGGTGGATGACATTGACGGCACCGTGGTGCAGGAGAAAATCGCCCACGCCGCCGGAACGGACACCTCCCAGGCCCTGACCAAGGCCGAGTTGATCAACATGATTCACAAAGCGGGCAAAATCCCGGTGGAACGAGACACCGTATACAACATCATTCGTGTCTATGACTCTGTCAACGCATAG
- a CDS encoding menaquinone biosynthesis protein, whose product MTLSTHSQHPSIRIGAIAFVNTIPVYHAYQPAPEVQLMYDVPARLNQRILAGELDVSPVSSACYLRHPEELVLLADLSVSSPGAVESVLFLSKVPLGPELLDVPALWVPNDSETSVALLAHLLKQATGQDLRPKFKIYEASDYQTILQAGGNALIIGDNALMMKEQLAQSESPLHCHDLSSMWQAQTGLPFVFAVWVARRAWAEQNAERLAGINQALRSAREQFFMVEDLFESGIALAQSRSQLPRAALERYYRHCLTYGLNDSHEESLQAFSRILQQLDAQEVRPIER is encoded by the coding sequence ATGACTCTGTCAACGCATAGCCAACACCCATCCATCCGAATCGGGGCGATTGCTTTCGTCAACACCATCCCTGTGTATCACGCCTATCAGCCCGCCCCGGAAGTCCAACTGATGTACGACGTGCCTGCACGGCTGAATCAGCGCATTCTGGCTGGGGAGCTGGATGTGTCTCCGGTGTCCAGCGCTTGCTACCTGCGCCACCCGGAAGAGCTGGTTCTACTGGCGGATCTCTCCGTTAGTTCCCCCGGAGCCGTGGAAAGCGTGCTGTTTTTATCCAAAGTGCCGCTGGGCCCGGAATTACTGGACGTTCCGGCCCTTTGGGTGCCCAACGACTCGGAAACTTCGGTGGCCTTGCTGGCCCATTTGTTGAAACAGGCCACCGGGCAGGATTTACGCCCCAAGTTTAAAATTTATGAGGCCAGCGATTATCAAACCATCCTGCAAGCAGGCGGAAACGCTCTCATCATTGGGGACAATGCCCTGATGATGAAGGAGCAACTGGCCCAGAGTGAATCGCCCCTGCACTGCCACGATTTGTCCTCCATGTGGCAGGCGCAAACCGGGCTGCCCTTTGTCTTTGCCGTGTGGGTGGCCCGTCGTGCCTGGGCCGAACAGAACGCAGAACGCCTCGCCGGGATCAACCAGGCCTTGCGCAGCGCCCGAGAGCAGTTTTTCATGGTCGAGGACTTGTTTGAAAGCGGAATCGCCTTGGCCCAAAGCCGCAGCCAGCTCCCCCGAGCTGCCTTGGAACGCTATTACCGGCACTGCCTCACCTATGGGCTCAATGATTCACATGAAGAGAGCCTGCAGGCGTTCTCCCGCATTTTGCAGCAGCTGGACGCACAGGAGGTCAGGCCCATTGAGCGCTGA
- a CDS encoding CoA transferase subunit B, producing MSITGALTRDQIAQRIAQELRDGYYVNLGIGIPTLVANYIPHDIEVLFQSENGLLGMGPFPTEAEVDADLINAGKQTVTAVTGACYFSSADSFAMIRGGHVDLTVLGAFEVDEAGSMASWMIPGKLVKGMGGAMDLVAGADNIIVAMAHANKAGESKILKRCNLPLTGVHCVKKVVTDLAVLELIEGRFHLLERAPGVSVDEIQRLTEAELVIPQRVPEMAL from the coding sequence ATGTCTATTACCGGGGCCTTAACCCGCGATCAAATTGCCCAGCGCATTGCCCAGGAGCTGCGGGATGGGTATTACGTCAATTTGGGCATTGGCATTCCCACGCTGGTGGCCAATTACATTCCACATGATATTGAAGTCCTGTTTCAGTCGGAAAACGGCCTGCTGGGCATGGGGCCTTTCCCCACGGAGGCCGAAGTCGACGCGGATCTGATCAACGCGGGCAAGCAGACCGTCACCGCGGTGACCGGGGCCTGCTATTTCTCGTCCGCCGATAGTTTTGCCATGATTCGCGGAGGGCATGTGGATTTAACCGTGCTGGGGGCCTTCGAGGTGGATGAAGCGGGCAGTATGGCGTCCTGGATGATCCCCGGCAAGCTGGTGAAAGGCATGGGTGGGGCCATGGATCTGGTGGCTGGCGCCGATAATATCATCGTGGCAATGGCCCACGCCAATAAGGCCGGAGAATCCAAGATTCTGAAGCGCTGTAACCTGCCTTTAACCGGGGTACACTGCGTAAAAAAAGTGGTGACCGACCTGGCGGTGCTGGAGTTGATTGAGGGGCGCTTTCATTTGCTGGAACGGGCCCCGGGAGTCAGTGTGGATGAAATTCAGCGCCTGACCGAGGCGGAGCTGGTCATTCCACAGCGTGTGCCGGAAATGGCACTCTAG
- a CDS encoding polyprenyl synthetase family protein, protein MNTQTSQPMTPPANQSYESLFSDSIERINQALERALDKRAYDRSSQANGLWDAMRYGTLDGGKRIRSVLALEACKACGGDVESILPTACAIEMVHAQSLIHDDLPCMDNDDMRRGKPSVHKAFGESTAVLAGDALIALAFGLIAKETRLNEKATPRQLLSVIGDFSDVTSVQGLVNGQFVDILYEGQPFTPEILEYIHTFKTGALFRFSLRAGARLAGADDTVVARFTQLGEKLGLAFQIVDDLLDIASSSETLGKTAGKDQLQQKATYPAFFGIEASRQQAAQLTQDALTLLEETAGMPPGYDSTNLKTLVAFIADRLH, encoded by the coding sequence ATGAACACACAAACGTCTCAGCCCATGACGCCCCCAGCCAACCAAAGCTACGAAAGCCTGTTCAGCGACAGCATAGAACGAATCAATCAGGCGCTTGAACGGGCCCTGGATAAGCGGGCTTACGACCGTTCCTCACAGGCCAACGGTTTGTGGGACGCCATGCGCTACGGCACCTTGGACGGAGGGAAACGCATCCGCTCTGTGCTGGCTTTGGAAGCCTGCAAGGCCTGTGGCGGAGATGTCGAAAGTATTCTGCCCACGGCATGCGCCATTGAGATGGTTCACGCCCAAAGCCTGATCCATGATGATTTGCCCTGCATGGACAATGATGATATGCGCCGGGGGAAACCCAGTGTGCATAAAGCCTTTGGGGAATCCACCGCCGTGCTGGCCGGGGATGCCCTGATTGCCCTTGCCTTTGGCCTGATTGCCAAGGAAACGCGGCTGAATGAAAAAGCCACACCCCGGCAACTCCTGTCTGTCATCGGCGATTTTTCCGACGTAACCAGCGTTCAGGGACTGGTCAACGGGCAATTCGTGGATATTCTGTACGAGGGCCAACCCTTCACCCCCGAAATTCTGGAGTACATTCACACCTTCAAGACCGGGGCCCTGTTCCGCTTCAGTCTGCGGGCCGGAGCCAGACTGGCCGGGGCCGACGACACCGTGGTAGCGCGCTTTACCCAATTGGGTGAAAAACTGGGTCTGGCCTTCCAGATTGTGGACGATCTGCTGGACATTGCTTCCAGTTCCGAAACCCTGGGCAAGACGGCGGGAAAGGATCAGCTGCAACAAAAAGCCACGTACCCGGCCTTTTTCGGGATAGAGGCCTCTCGTCAGCAGGCAGCCCAACTCACTCAGGACGCCCTGACCTTGCTGGAGGAGACAGCAGGCATGCCGCCGGGGTATGATAGTACCAATCTTAAAACGCTGGTGGCATTCATTGCCGACCGGCTGCACTAA
- the rsgA gene encoding ribosome small subunit-dependent GTPase A: MSAERDKMTGRLRKYHSNFYYVEADGVQYECALRGLIKKEGTEPLVGDFVELDSVQPQSKTARIHRVLPRKNTISRPKLANVDQVFVVYSLKEPEFDPNQMDRYLTHIELAGLKAILCISKTDLAATQADLSRIQTLYGEQLGYTVVFSSVRQPETLQVLSKLAEGKISVLAGPSGSGKSSLLNALNPALQLRVGEVSEKIARGQHTTRHVELLTLFADQPDTLIADTPGFSNLKLNYVLPDRLRDAFREFAPYQSACAFSDCLHVDEEGCAVLAHRADIAESRYQSYLNMLAEARQHKEAVNSTSQKAEFGYKQLDRKGKDALRILRLKEKNRDASRRVVRQQVSQLEGDLSEDLRFPDVDAE, from the coding sequence TTGAGCGCTGAGCGTGACAAGATGACCGGGCGTTTGCGCAAGTACCACTCCAACTTCTACTACGTGGAAGCGGACGGGGTGCAGTATGAGTGTGCCTTGCGCGGCTTGATCAAGAAAGAGGGCACCGAGCCGCTGGTGGGCGACTTTGTGGAACTGGACAGCGTACAGCCCCAAAGCAAAACGGCCCGCATTCACCGGGTACTGCCCCGCAAAAACACCATTAGCCGTCCCAAGCTGGCCAACGTGGATCAGGTTTTTGTGGTCTACTCCCTGAAAGAGCCCGAGTTTGACCCCAACCAGATGGATCGCTACCTTACCCACATTGAACTGGCGGGCCTAAAGGCCATTTTATGCATCAGCAAAACGGATTTAGCGGCCACGCAAGCAGATCTGTCCCGAATCCAAACCCTTTACGGCGAGCAACTGGGCTACACCGTGGTGTTTTCGTCGGTGCGACAGCCAGAAACCCTGCAGGTCCTTTCTAAATTGGCAGAGGGTAAAATCAGCGTGCTGGCGGGGCCCAGCGGTAGCGGAAAATCGTCACTGCTCAACGCCTTAAACCCGGCGCTGCAATTGCGGGTGGGAGAAGTCTCCGAGAAAATCGCCCGGGGGCAGCACACCACCCGCCACGTGGAGTTATTAACCCTGTTTGCGGATCAGCCGGACACATTAATCGCTGACACGCCGGGCTTTAGCAATTTAAAGCTCAATTACGTACTACCGGATCGCTTGCGGGACGCTTTTCGGGAATTCGCGCCCTATCAAAGCGCCTGTGCCTTCTCCGACTGCTTGCATGTGGATGAGGAAGGCTGCGCCGTGCTGGCCCACCGGGCGGACATCGCCGAGAGTCGGTATCAGAGCTACCTGAACATGCTGGCCGAAGCCCGCCAGCACAAGGAAGCGGTGAATAGCACCAGCCAAAAAGCCGAGTTCGGCTACAAACAACTGGATCGCAAGGGCAAAGACGCCCTGCGTATTCTGCGCCTGAAGGAAAAAAACCGGGACGCTTCCCGTCGGGTGGTGCGTCAGCAGGTCAGCCAACTGGAAGGCGACCTGTCCGAGGATTTAAGATTCCCCGATGTGGACGCCGAATAG
- a CDS encoding 50S ribosomal protein L11 methyltransferase, whose product MGQFQDLTTRVKLNPETYFKYDGGEHILLKNIHSDDGLSIKYDIMLILYELIHWKSVGELIAPWPPDDQEKIKTHLETLYASRIVITDEAEAAVASESGLSETLGKNIHINVENHHVMLRDFVRMAAYRRAIERAVTPETVALDLGCGSGVLSFFAAKAGARKIFAIERRSDIIYLAEQLANANGLASQIEFVEGASSHISEERLQPKPNLLVAEILANGILEENVLEFTIDARRRFLAPGARMIPCGLDIYFFGFDCGLHQSRWEEVEEFKDLYGIDFTLLGHVLCGKATMRLDRFNTALHKAVTDPVLVQAIDFMTLENPAFVSRFKLVAKEDGQITSFCGYFKAHLDAETVLTNSPWAPPTHWTHLIYTLPAARSVKRGDVLQLELIYDGAMRLQLLD is encoded by the coding sequence ATGGGTCAATTTCAGGATTTAACAACCAGGGTCAAACTGAACCCGGAAACCTACTTCAAGTACGATGGCGGCGAGCATATTCTGCTGAAAAACATTCACTCCGACGATGGGTTGAGCATCAAGTACGACATCATGCTCATTTTGTATGAGTTAATCCACTGGAAGAGCGTGGGGGAGCTGATTGCCCCCTGGCCGCCGGATGATCAGGAGAAGATCAAGACCCATCTGGAAACCCTGTACGCCAGCCGCATTGTCATCACCGATGAAGCGGAGGCCGCCGTGGCCTCGGAAAGCGGATTGTCCGAGACGCTGGGCAAAAACATTCACATCAACGTGGAAAATCACCATGTCATGCTGCGGGACTTTGTGCGCATGGCCGCTTATCGTCGGGCCATTGAACGGGCAGTGACCCCGGAGACGGTGGCCCTGGACCTGGGCTGTGGCTCGGGGGTGCTGTCCTTTTTTGCGGCCAAAGCGGGCGCTCGTAAAATTTTCGCCATTGAGCGCCGCTCTGACATTATTTATCTGGCCGAGCAACTGGCCAACGCCAACGGGCTGGCCTCCCAAATCGAGTTTGTGGAAGGCGCATCCAGTCATATCAGCGAGGAGCGCTTGCAGCCCAAGCCCAACCTGCTGGTGGCCGAAATTCTGGCCAATGGCATTCTGGAAGAGAACGTGCTGGAGTTCACCATTGATGCCCGGCGTCGTTTTCTAGCGCCGGGGGCCCGCATGATTCCTTGCGGGCTGGATATTTACTTCTTTGGCTTTGATTGCGGCTTGCATCAAAGCCGCTGGGAGGAAGTAGAGGAGTTCAAGGACCTTTACGGCATCGACTTTACCCTGCTGGGGCATGTGCTTTGCGGCAAGGCCACCATGCGTCTGGATCGCTTCAATACGGCCCTGCACAAGGCGGTGACTGATCCGGTACTGGTGCAGGCCATCGACTTTATGACGCTTGAAAACCCGGCCTTTGTCAGCCGGTTTAAGCTGGTGGCCAAAGAGGACGGTCAGATCACCAGTTTCTGCGGTTATTTCAAAGCGCATCTGGACGCGGAGACGGTGCTAACCAATTCTCCGTGGGCCCCGCCCACCCACTGGACGCATCTCATTTATACCCTGCCCGCTGCTCGTTCCGTGAAACGAGGCGATGTGCTTCAGTTGGAGCTGATTTACGACGGGGCTATGCGGCTGCAATTACTGGATTGA
- a CDS encoding divergent PAP2 family protein — translation MSMGGTSLEVILVGLTAAISAQLLKCLINFVCRKPVDFRLLVHTGGMPSSHSALVASVATSVGLIDGYRSTTFAVAFTLAAIVMYDAAGLRRAAGKMAGILNRITEDLYVHRPDQVPDRLRELLGHTPVEVIAGALYGVLVAYVYRMQLGGP, via the coding sequence ATGAGCATGGGCGGTACCAGTCTGGAAGTGATTTTGGTGGGCCTCACCGCAGCCATTAGCGCCCAACTGCTCAAATGCCTGATCAACTTTGTGTGTCGCAAACCGGTGGATTTTCGCTTGCTGGTTCACACCGGCGGCATGCCCAGCTCCCACAGCGCCCTGGTGGCCAGCGTGGCCACCAGCGTGGGCCTGATTGACGGGTATCGTTCGACCACTTTCGCGGTGGCCTTTACCCTGGCCGCCATTGTGATGTACGATGCCGCCGGATTGCGCCGGGCCGCCGGAAAAATGGCCGGTATCCTCAACCGCATTACCGAAGATCTATATGTACATCGCCCCGATCAGGTGCCGGATCGGCTGCGGGAATTGCTGGGTCACACCCCGGTGGAAGTCATCGCCGGGGCCCTGTATGGGGTTTTGGTGGCCTATGTTTACCGCATGCAGCTGGGCGGGCCATGA
- a CDS encoding glycoside hydrolase family 6 protein, with protein sequence MKPVLFILSGAFLFLVLGWTWSEWPRPNGQLVPHWSNSYKRFGRAHAIWLDRYDAVGTNLPLLQKTLQAAAKARQIPELVIYAIPLRDLGQASEGGFDSYEDYWADNQKNAALMAQFHKATGIAPIVYLEPDSLPLAVQYRRDQDNSAEAAAIYADRVRILRKLIPLYQQAGAKVYLEAGHSGWFDYGDEDIQRMAQALIEANIAQADGLATNVSNRQPVEQEAHYLRRLLPRLKQSTGNARLDVRVDTSRNGGATRARQYYLHPKGLLIDNETSTGRWVGNWQPDAEGRILLKPFFGKPRTLARLTGKEKYTYDARRNVLSAPPWLDAVGDVKLGPAPTDSPPAGVSDVIRHFRDIKPPDDCDGALNCPPGASKQNIWQETANRQDQQQWTLPQGLWTPSQP encoded by the coding sequence ATGAAGCCAGTACTGTTCATTCTGAGTGGGGCCTTTCTTTTTCTGGTACTGGGCTGGACCTGGTCGGAATGGCCGCGGCCCAACGGTCAACTGGTTCCCCACTGGAGCAATAGCTATAAACGCTTTGGGCGGGCCCACGCCATCTGGCTGGATCGCTACGATGCCGTAGGCACCAACCTGCCCCTGCTGCAAAAAACGTTGCAAGCGGCAGCCAAAGCCCGACAAATCCCGGAGCTGGTCATTTACGCCATCCCATTGCGGGATCTGGGGCAGGCCTCCGAAGGGGGCTTCGACAGCTATGAGGACTACTGGGCGGACAATCAGAAAAACGCGGCCCTCATGGCCCAATTTCACAAGGCCACCGGCATTGCCCCCATTGTTTATCTGGAGCCCGATAGCCTGCCCTTGGCCGTTCAATACCGGCGAGATCAGGACAACAGCGCAGAAGCAGCCGCTATTTACGCGGATCGGGTGCGCATCCTCCGCAAGCTGATTCCGCTCTATCAGCAGGCCGGGGCCAAAGTGTATCTGGAAGCCGGCCACAGCGGCTGGTTCGATTACGGGGATGAGGACATCCAGCGCATGGCTCAGGCCCTGATTGAGGCCAACATTGCTCAGGCCGACGGCTTGGCCACCAACGTGTCCAATCGGCAACCCGTGGAGCAGGAGGCCCACTACCTGCGTCGCTTGCTACCCCGGCTCAAGCAATCCACCGGGAATGCACGGCTGGATGTTCGGGTGGACACCAGCCGCAACGGCGGAGCAACCCGGGCCCGGCAATATTATCTGCACCCCAAGGGCCTGCTGATTGATAACGAAACGTCCACCGGCCGCTGGGTGGGCAACTGGCAGCCCGACGCAGAAGGACGCATTCTGCTAAAGCCCTTTTTTGGCAAACCACGCACGTTAGCCCGGCTGACCGGAAAAGAAAAGTACACCTACGACGCCCGCCGCAACGTGTTGAGCGCCCCTCCCTGGCTGGACGCCGTGGGCGATGTGAAACTGGGGCCTGCCCCCACTGATTCCCCACCGGCAGGGGTCAGCGATGTCATCAGGCATTTCCGGGACATTAAACCACCGGATGATTGCGATGGGGCACTGAACTGCCCACCGGGAGCCTCCAAGCAAAACATCTGGCAAGAAACAGCCAACCGGCAGGATCAACAACAGTGGACCTTGCCACAGGGCCTCTGGACGCCCAGTCAGCCTTGA